A genomic region of Cryptococcus gattii WM276 chromosome F, complete sequence contains the following coding sequences:
- a CDS encoding Glyoxal oxidase precursor, putative (Similar to TIGR gene model, INSD accession AAW44259.1) encodes MLSPSTLLHALSLAALAALPAQAQLANTFQYVGLSGVSAQQMFLGTMNKVYIVDKTEKNNATVNGHPAWASEYDLTTNTFRTMDVLSNSFCAGGTVLGNGTWLNAGGNQAITYGGAAMPTNQQSGQSPYADWDGGKAVRLLDPCDDESCDWVDDPALYMTSRRWYPTLETLEDGSAIIMGGCEWGGYVNYADNQNNPTVEYFPPKGEPFTLNFLLNTMPVNLFPLVWLLPSGNLFVQAEYQAEIFDYKNKIEYPISDIPDCVRVYPASAGTAVFPMTPENNWTATIIFCGGTFLESDQWTTDWNISQYPANESCVHISPDVDLTWYQNDPLDTGRSMGNFINLPDGRLFYVNGAHTGTAGYGNQDWCIGESYADHPLYQSWYFDPTQPSGQRWSKAGVSSIPRMYHSSASLLPDGTVIISGSNPNADYVDAANNASYTYFTQYQVEIFYPDYADHVKPNPQGMPSNITYGGDYFNVTLSASDLFNSPININKTRAVVMRTGFSTHTMNMGQRHVELETSFTTLDDGGGILHVAQLPPNPAILAPGPALFFIVVDGIPSNASWIMVGDGIIGEQTLHERSVLPRSQISAQIMAQYGLGSYSTATTSAAVKSWGSWKLVGASLMGILGFLGGIVLL; translated from the exons ATGCTCTCCCCTTCAACACTCCTTCACGCTCTCTCCCTCGCAGCTCTGGCAGCTTTACCTGCGCAAGCCCAACTCGCAAACACGTTTCAATATGTTGGACTATCTGGCGTATCCGCCCAGCAAATGTTCTTGGGCACTATGAACAAAGTCTATATCGTAGACAAAAC TGAAAAGAACAATGCGACTGTCAACGGACATCCAGCATGGGCCTCTGAATATGACTTGACCACAAACACTTTTCGCACTATGGACGTGCTTTCAAATTCGTTCTGTGCAGGGGGTACTGTCTTGGGAAATGGCACGTGGCTCAATGCAG GAGGGAATCAAGCGATCACTTATGGAGGAGCAGCGATGCCCACCAATCAACAGAGCGGACAATCGCCATATGCTGACTGGGATGGCGGAAAGGCTGTCCGCTTGCTTGATCCGTGTGACGACGAATCGTGCGATTGGGTGGATGACCCCGCATTATACATGACCAGTCGACGGTGGTATCCGACACTTGAGACTTTGGAGGATGGATCTGCTATCATTATGGGCGGTTGCG AATGGGGAGGATACGTCAACTATGCAGACAATCAAAACAACCCTACCGTCGAATATTTTCCTCCCAAAGGCGAGCCGTTCACCCTCAACTTCCTTCTCAACACCATGCCTGTGAACCTCTTCCCTCTAGTCTGGCTCCTTCCCTCTGGCAATCTCTTTGTTCAAGCAGAGTACCAAGCTGAGATCTTTGATTACAAAAATAAGATTGAATACCCAATCAGTGATATTCCTGATTGTGTTCGAGTATACCCAGCATCTGCAGGAACTGCAGTCTTCCCCATGACTCCTGAAAACAACTGGACGGCGACGATTATATTTTGCGGAGGGACATTTTTAGAGTCGGATCAGTGGACAACAGATTGGAATATCAGTCAATATCCGGCAAACGAGAGCTGTGTGCACATCAGTCCCGATGTCGATCTGACCTGGTACCAGAATGATCCTCTTGATACAGGGCGCTCCATGGGCAAC TTCATTAATCTCCCTGATGGTCGACTCTTTTACGTCAACGGAGCTCACACTGGAACAGCCGGGTACGGAAACCAAGACTGGTGTATTGGCGAATCATACGCAGATCACCCGCTCTATCAATCGTGGTATTTTGACCCTACCCAGCCTTCAGGGCAAAGGTGGTCCAAAGCGGGCGTGTCGTCTATCCCACGTATGTATCATTCTTCAGCTTCTTTGTTGCCCGACGGCACTGTGATCATTTCGGGTAGTAACCCTAATGCGGACT ATGTTGATGCGGCCAACAATGCGAGCTACACCTACTTCACACAATATCAAGTGGAGATATTCTATCCGGATTA TGCGGATCATGTGAAGCCGAACCCGCAAGGCATGCCTAGCAACATCACTT ACGGCGGCGACTATTTCAACGTCACTCTCTCAGCCTCTGATCTCTTCAACAGTCCTATCAACATCAACAAAACCCGCGCGGTGGTCATGCGTACTGGCTTTTCAACACATACGATGAACATGGGTCAGCGACACGTCGAACTAGAGACGAGTTTCACGACATTAGATGATGGTGGGGGGATCTTACATGTCGCACAATTGCCGCCAAATCCCGCTATACTTG CTCCTGGGCCAGCGCTCTTTTTCATTGTTGTGGACGGTATTCCCTCGAATGCTTCTTGGATAATGGTTGGTGATGGCATCATCGGGGAGCAAACTTTACATGAGAGGAGTGTTTTGCCTCGCTCCCAGATTAGTGCACAGATCATGGCACAATATGGGCTTGGTAGTTATTCCACCGCCACGACTTCTGCTGCGGTAAAGTCATGGGGAAGTTGGAAGTTGGTAGGAGCGAGCTTGATGGGCATCTTGGGCTTCTTGGGAGGTATTGTGCTTTTATAG
- a CDS encoding Cytosolic protein required for sporulation, putative; Rmd8p (Similar to TIGR gene model, INSD accession AAW44285.1): protein MSRPQAAPRAGTAKPQGATPPQNMPRRNPGTVPGLARTASSLRQGSSLSSLPAHLRNLSAPPVPSPLGKGTPARQLKQSLPVRTSKTTERHVFLPEDPQLAPIPRSPMETPQLATPPRRGSATSMLGPRQQHDERSDAEKMTKREREENRLPRLTAYATAEGYKLKTLQAFLKREHGVSVVRVYDDCVYAIYNLPLLPGYGATTKVRSSPVVKSPGGVSLMERMTMAEEQGYNDSYFPREDPAELTPAEYILSSSPSGGDGVGTDLDVLAQDGEREREMRERQGDNEHQGEGAQQTSSDMSKPETEPEHHPHHDPGTHLSPDHPGYLEHTPSTALTPMDLPPHHPHHHHTSTQEAYTVPPPSIGPLKPRRRKSQASLNNVAEAIFFSYGVSVFFGFNETEEKEIMEDAETAGAWIRGLNEDDWEVEEFHYVHDPDAENPRIYNDMFTFKSRSHLFKLSLAHAIAQSTKLSIYESVMQETLSLTASFPKELSITGHLQLTRREALKMTGRLFKLRMDVNLSGGILDTPELFWSEASLFPLYEAVHEYLEIGPRIQVLNDRLAVAGDLLEIIHEYIEERATHRLTWIIIWLIVVACFVELGEVIARMVFHAIPREQGEFLLLKAPQLLIAGPGQSFP, encoded by the exons ATGTCCCGCCCGCAGGCTGCCCCCCGCGCCGGCACCGCCAAGCCGCAGGGCGCCACTCCCCCGCAGAACATGCCCAGGCGAAACCCCGGCACTGTACCCG GACTGGCGAGAACGGCCTCCTCCCTCCGGCAGGgctcctccctctcctccctcccCGCCCATCTCAGGAACCTCTCCGCGCCGCCCGTGCCCTCCCCCCTCGGCAAAGGCACCCCCGCCCGCCAGCTGAAACAGTCCCTCCCCGTACGCACGTCCAAGACCACCGAGCGCCATGTCTTCCTCCCCGAGGACCCCCAGCTCGCGCCTATCCCCAGGAGCCCGATGGAGACGCCCCAGCTCGCCACGCCGCCTAGGCGCGGGTCGGCCACCAGCATGCTCGGCCCCAGGCAGCAGCACGACGAGCGCAGCGACGCCGAGAAGATGACCAAGCGCGAGCGGGAAGAGAACAGGCTGCCCAGGCTCACAGCGTATGCCACCGCCGAGGGATACAAGCTCAAGACCCTCCAGGCGTTTCTCAAGCGCGAACACGGTGTCAGCGTCGTGCGCGTCTATGACGACTGTGTCTATGCC ATCTACAAtctgcctcttcttccggGATACGGCGCAACGACAAAGGTACGCTCGTCGCCCGTCGTCAAGTCGCCAGGCGGTGTATCTCTCATGGAGCGAATGACCATGGCCGAGGAACAGGGCTACAATGACTCGTACTTTCCCCGCGAAGATCCGGCAGAGCTCACCCCGGCCGAGTATATCCTCTCCAGCTCTCCGTCCGGTGGCGATGGCGTCGGCACCGATCTCGATGTTCTGGCGCAAGATGGCGaaagggagagagagatGCGAGAGCGTCAAGGCGATAACGAGCATCAAGGCGAGGGTGCGCAGCAAACTTCGAGCGACATGTCGAAACCCGAGACAGAGCCGGAACACCACCCGCATCATGATCCGGGGACACACCTCTCTCCCGACCATCCCGGCTACCTCGAGCACACGCCGTCGACAGCACTCACGCCCATGGATCTACCTCCGCACCACCCCCATCATCACCACACGTCAACGCAAGAAGCATACACTGTACCTCCTCCCTCAATAGGTCCACTGAAACCTCGTCGACGGAAATCGCAAGCGTCTTTGAACAATGTGGCAGAAGCCATATTCTTCTCGTACGGCGTATCCGTATTCTTTGGGTTCAACGAAACcgaggaaaaggagattATGGAGGATGCAGAGACTGCTGGCGCATGGATCAGAGGTCTGAACGAAGACGACTGGGAAGTCGAAGAGTTCCACTACGTG CACGACCCGGATGCGGAGAACCCTCGGATCTACAATGACATGTTTACATTCAAATCCCGCTCACACTTGTTCAAACTCTCCCTCGCCCACGCCATTGCGCAGTCAACCAAACTCAGCATATACGAGTCTGTCATGCAAGAAACCCTATCGCTCACCGCCTCGTTCCCCAAAGAACTGTCCATCACCGGCCACCTGCAACTGACGAGAAGAGAAGCGCTCAAAATGACGGGCCGATTGTTCAAATTGAGGATGGACGTCAATCTCAGTGGCGGCATCCTCGATACACCCGAATTGTTTTGGTCCGAAGCGTCCCTCTTCCCACTGTACGAAGCCGTTCACGAGTACCTCGAGATCGGTCCGAGAATCCAGGTACTGAACGATAGGCTCGCAGTTGCCGGTGATCTGTTGGAAATTATTCACGAGTACATTGAAGAACGCGCAACCCATCGACTGACCTGGATCATTATCTGGTTAATCGTCGTAGCGTGCTTTGTTGAATTG GGCGAAGTGATTGCGAGAATGGTATTCCATGCCATACCAAGAGAACAGGGTGAATTCTTGTTGCTCAAAGCTCCTCAATTGTTGATCGCCGGCCCAGGTCAGAGTTTTCCCTAG
- a CDS encoding Cell wall organization and biogenesis-related protein, putative (Similar to TIGR gene model, INSD accession AAW44030.1), whose protein sequence is MAYVAVAKALYDYQPQDPDTELAFHEDHILYIIDKEDDDWWKAKLKDDAGGADGQVGLVPATYVEEIPPISTTRAMFAYESTSPEELSMSDESALHVYAIEDDWLLVRLDSDPSSKLGFVPRNYCEPLDESEQVQVADAADTEAELEAQRQAQRERELAEKQRQLKLKDKVETWSISELDGKKKKKGTLGVGNAAVFFASDTDKAAPVKQYPITDVLSVSQPSSKTLSLSLSTLAEPLQFHCGSSDTAHAILAKLEQSKAAAGEALELLNEEQAHAASSEDEAAEPEAEAEAEAVAQPEPKRAAQPAFTPLPPPSHPSRAISAASNNSEPKGVRFAEPEEPAQENEAATVLYDFDAAGDDELTVKENDTVTIVDKENDEWWLVKDASGQQGVVPAAYLQLNDGSAAPAPSTFAAEQDDEEEREAEAQAHAQARAARQESEHQRQLAAEEERRRIQAAAEARRMQEEEDRQLAYQIEEEQRERAARKALRRQEEERRRREEEAKAARENARAGGLQPPQITKRPSGNDVAAAANKLPTRGHAAPARPPENARSKPNPAKIRTWSDKSGQFDVEAEYLGLMNGKVRLHKLNGVIIDVPLEKMSARDTELIRRHEAKKARKASIDEDDRPLSQQQQPPTGRRPGQRSVESTYRSEEPIPADIVRASKASAANRRPPFDWFEFFLSAGCDMDDCTRYASNFERDRIDDSILSDLDNGTLRSLGLREGDVIRVRKVIQARFSKKTPEQQAQIEKDEELARQLQEQETNGKAAAPGLFTGPDGKLANNTRRGRPEKKSVGPESVDAAALAAASDKLAQVSLVPTPPSIPTPPPPVVLTPTTTTVEEKKPTAPTASSGFDDDAWTIKPISKPASPAPATITTNSSPAPSAPAAVSTSSSSKIANNTDSLLAQINALRPASADVSRNNTGGSFDKFSQMASSPHAPPPPSSSAPAQPQSQLSPQPTAQSQQSFAPNPYGLGVQNSGRPLSMLTQQTGMSTMSNSSNAARGPLAPVPANQGLLNPMQPQVTGMFVPTRDLSPMGAQQTGFQPQQPQLSGFQPQQQQQMMPQQTGFYPGQMGMQPNFTGFPQQQQQQSTFNAIASIPPPQPQQSQQAAPDKFAPSNIFAAMKKTDFGKPEEQHPQAAGKYDALRPLTTGYNGAPGMMPQQTGMMAQPTGMMPQQTGMMGMQGQGMPGMMPQMTGYNPMMYQNQTGYGYR, encoded by the exons ATGGCCTACGTCGCAGTCGCAAAGGCGCTCTACGACTACCAGCCACAGGACCCAGACACCGAACTCGCATTCCATGAAGACCACATCCTCTACATCATCGACAAGGAGGACGACGA CTGGTGGAAGGCAAAGCTCAAGGATGACGCAGGCGGTGCAGACGGCCAGGTAGGCCTCGTGCCCGCCACCTATGTCGAAGAG ATACCGCCCATAAGCACTACCCGTGCCATGTTCGCCTACGAATCCACGTCTCCCGAAGAGCTGTCCATGTCGGACGAATCTGCTCTGCACGTGTACGCTATCGAAGACGACTGGCTTCTTGTTCGACTCGACTCGGACCCGTCGTCCAAGCTCGGCTTTGTCCCGCGCAACTATTGCGAACCGCTCGATGAGTCGGAGCAAGTCCAAGTGGCCGACGCCGCCGATACCGAAGCAGAGCTCGAGGCGCAGAGGCAGGCTCAGCGTGAAAGGGAACTGGCCGAGAAGCAGAGGCAGCTCAAGCTCAAGGACAAGGTCGAAACATGGAGCATCAGTGAGCTCGACGgcaaaaagaagaaaaagggaaCATTGGGTGTCGGCAACGCTGCCGTCTTTTTCGCTTCTGATACTGACAAG GCCGCTCCTGTTAAACAGTACCCCATCACAGACGTCCTCTCCGTCAGCCAGCCTTCCTCCAAGaccctctctctctccctctccacCCTCGCCGAGCCTCTTCAATTCCACTGCGGCAGCTCTGATACCGCACACGCCATCCTGGCCAAGCTCGAGCAAAGCAAGGCTGCTGCAGGCGAGGCTCTTGAATTGCTCAACGAAGAACAGGCACACGCTGCGTCTTCCGAAGACGAGGCGGCTGAACCTGAAGCTGAGGCGGAGGCGGAGGCGGTAGCCCAGCCCGAACCGAAACGCGCCGCTCAACCCGCTTTCACCCCACTCCCTCCCCCTTCCCATCCTTCCCGCGCCATCTCCGCCGCCTCCAACAACTCTGAACCCAAAGGCGTCCGCTTTGCCGAGCCCGAGGAACCCGCGCAGGAAAACGAAGCAGCGACCGTTCTGTACGACTTTGATGCCGCCGGCGACGACGAATTGACGGTCAAGGAGAACGACACGGTGACCATTGTCGACAAGGAGAATGACGAGTGGTGGCTCGTCAAGGATGCAAGCGGTCAGCAAGGTGTGGTGCCTGCTGCATACCTTCAGCTGAATGATGGTTCGGCCGCCCCTGCGCCCTCGACTTTTGCGGCCGAACAggacgatgaagaagaacgTGAGGCTGAAGCCCAAGCTCATGCCCAAGCGCGTGCGGCTCGGCAGGAATCTGAGCATCAACGTCAACTTgcagcagaagaagaacgaCGCCGTATCCAAGCGGCTGCTGAAGCTCGTCGCAtgcaagaagaagaagacaggCAGCTGGCTTACCAGATCGAGGAAGAACAAAGGGAAAGAGCTGCAAGGAAAGCGCTGCGAAGACAAGAAGAGGAACGAAGACGAcgagaggaagaggctAAAGCGGC GAGAGAGAATGCTCGGGCTGGAGGATTGCAGCCGCCCCAAATCACAAAAAGGCCATCAGGCAACGATGTGGCCGCAGCTGCCAACAAACTTCCCACCAGAGGCCATGCTGCTCCTGCACGACCTCCTGAAAACGCTCGTTCCA AACCAAACCCGGCCAAGATCCGCACGTGGTCCGATAAGAGTGGACAGTTTGATGTCGAAGCTGAATACCTCGGTCTGATGAATGGCAAGGTCCGCCTGCACAAACTCAACGGCGTCATTATCGATGTCCCCCTTGAAAAGATGTCTGCTCGCGATACCGAGTTGATCAGGCGGCATGAAGCGAAAAAGGCTAGAAAGGCGAGCATCGACGAAGATGACCGACCGTTGtctcagcagcagcagccgCCTACAGGCAGACGACCAGGCCAACGATCAGTTGAGAGCACGTATCGGAGCGAAGAACCGATCCCTGCTGACATTGTACGTGCGTCCAAGGCATCGGCGGCAAACAGGCGCCCTCCATTTGATTGGTTCGAATTCTTCCTTTCCGCCGGATGCGATATGGACGACTGCACGCGCTACGCGAGCAACTTTGAGCGCGACCGTATCGACGATAGTATTCTTTCCGATTTGGATAACGGTACCCTCCGTTCCCTCGGTCTGCGCGAAGGCGACGTGATCCGTGTACGTAAAGTCATCCAGGCCAGGTTTTCAAAGAAAACGCCAGAGCAGCAAGCACAGATtgaaaaggatgaagagcTGGCGAGGCAATTGCAGGAACAAGAGACCAATGGCAAGGCGGCGGCGCCTGGACTGTTTACCGGTCCTGATGGGAAATTGGCCAACAACACGCGAAGAGGGAGACCAGAAAAGAAATCGGTCGGTCCGGAATCAGTCGATGCAGCCGCACTGGCTGCTGCAAGTGACAAGCTTGCCCAGGTGTCGCTCGTACCTACCCCTCCCAGTATTCCCACACCTCCTCCACCGGTGGTCTTAACCCcgaccaccaccaccgtggaggaaaagaaaccTACAGCACCTACCGCTTCAAGCGGGTTTGACGATGACGCATGGACGATTAAACCTATTTCCAAGCCTGCATCTCCCGCTCCTGCTACCATTACAACCAATTCATCCCCCGCACCGTCTGCTCCTGCTGCAGTCTCGACttcgtcctcctccaaGATCGCCAATAACACTGACTCTTTGCTTGCTCAGATCAATGCGCTCAGGCCCGCGAGCGCAGATGTCAGCCGGAATAACACGGGCGGAAGCTTTGACAAGTTTTCCCAAATGGCCAGTTCGCCCCAcgcaccaccaccaccatcatcttccGCACCTGCCCAGCCACAATCCCAGCTATCGCCTCAGCCTACCGCCCAGTCACAGCAGTCCTTTGCTCCCAACCCTTACGGCCTCGGCGTACAAAACTCGGGCCGACCCCTGTCGATGCTGACTCAGCAAACAGGCATGTCAACCATGTCCAACTCTTCCAATGCTGCCCGTGGTCCGCTTGCGCCAGTTCCCGCAAATCAGGGGCTGTTGAACCCCATGCAGCCGCAAGTCACAGGGATGTTTGTCCCCACTCGAGATCTATCGCCGATGGGCGCTCAGCAAACTGGATTCCAGCCTCAGCAACCGCAACTTTCCGGTTTCCAACCtcaacagcagcaacagaTGATGCCTCAGCAAACTGGGTTCTATCCCGGTCAGATGGGTATGCAGCCTA ATTTTACTGGTTTCCCccaacagcagcaacaacaatCGACATTTAACGCGATTGCCTCCATACCccctcctcaacctcaacaATCTCAACAGGCCGCTCCGGACAAGTTTGCGCCCTCAAACATCTTTGCGGCCATGAAGAAGACCGATTTCGGTAAACCCGAGGAACAACATCCTCAAGCAGCTG GCAAGTATGATGCCCTTCGTCCACTCACTACAGGCTATAACGGCGCACCGGGTATGATGCCTCAGCAAACCGGTATGATGGCTCAACCTACTGGCATGATGCCGCAACAGACTGGTATGATGGGTATGCAAGGGCAGGGAATGCCTGGAATGATGCCCCAGATGACAGGGTATAACCCGATGATGTACCAAAATCAGACAGGGTATGGGTATCGATag